DNA sequence from the Clostridia bacterium genome:
GGGATTAGATGGCTTGTTGCGCAAGCGGGGCAAGCACCTTTACGGTATCTTAAACGGGATTGATTTCCATGAATTTGACCCCGCCACCGATCCCCGCATCATCCAAAACTACAGTTGGGAAGATCCCGACAAAAAGGTCGTCAATAAAAACGCCCTGCAAGAGGAGATGGGCCTCCCGGTGAAAAACGTGCCGGTAGTAAGCATAATCTCGCGACTGGCCAATCAAAAGGGATTGGACCTGGTGGCTGGCATCATCAATCGCCTCATACAAGCCGGAGCCCAGTTTGTGCTGCTGGGAACCGGCGAGGACTACTACCAGCGCCTATTTACGCAGCTTCAGCTCCAGCATCGGGAATCAGTAGCGGTACACATCGGCTTTGATGCCAATTTGGCCCAGCGCATCTATGCCGGCGCCGATATTTTCCTTATGCCATCCCGCTTTGAGCCCTGCGGGTTAAGCCAGATGATCAGCATGCGCTATGGCACCATCCCGGTGGTGCGGGCCACCGGAGGCCTGGAGGACACGGTAATCGATGTTAGCCTCAATCCCAAAGCTGGAAATGGCTTTACCTTCCGGGAGTACTCGGCCAACGCCCTGTGGGAGGCTCTGGATCGAGCTTTGCACATGTACCGCCAGCAACCCGACCAGTGGCGCCAGCTGATGGTCCGGGCTATGCAGGCCAACTACTCCTGGGAGAAGTCGGCTGCCCGCTACCTGGACCTTTACCGCCACGCCATCAGTGACCGCCGCCTGACCGCCGAGCGAGTAGGGTGAGTCTCGGGAAGATGCTGGTCCAGGCCGCAGAAAGCGGCTCCGGCGGCTGGACGCGTGCACTCCGTGCCCCAGACTCCTAGAAATGATGGGGTTAATCCATCTATTCGCCTGTGGCGGTGGTTACTAAAGGTATTTGATCTAAGCGAAAACTCCCCCCATTACAAACCTCAACTATTTCGGGATCCCGGGTAACAATTTCGCCTCCGGTTTCATTGGCCAGCGCCAGGGCAAAGGCATCGGCATAAGAGGCAGCATCTTTACCATTACCGCTCTTGATGAGACGGTAAAAGATTTCGCCAACATTAATGGCTGATATATGGATTTCAAGTGCCCCTTTTTCAGCTTCTTCCATCAAATAGTCGATGTAGGTGGAACCGGGCTCCTCTTGCATCCAACATAATACTGCGTAGGCGTCAAATACTTTGATCATCCCGGGCCACCTCTTGCCTATGTTCCTCTAAATGTTCCTCTAAGACTTGCCTTCCTCGGAGCGCACCCTTCCAACGGTGCCAACTAGCTCCGCTTTCTTGATGAACAGGTTCTAGGACTATCTTGCTGCCCGTCAACTCCACTTTCAACTCTGTCCCGCGCTTTAGCGAAAGACGCTCTCTGATATCTCTGGGAAGCACCAACTGTCCTTTGGAGGACAAGCGGACAATTTCCATAATGAAACGCCCCCTTTCTTACTCACATTGTAAGACACTACGATTAAAGAGGCAATGGCAATTTCACCAGCTGGCGGTGTTGGCGGATGAAGGCCAGAAATGCTTCTTCGGGGCGGCTACGCTGGTGGTGGCGGCGGTAGATGAGGTAGAGATCTCGCTCCAAGGAAACGCCCTCCAGCGCAAAAACCAGCAGCCGCCGCCGGTGGGCCCGGTGGCTTACCGCCCACTCCGACACCACCGAAACCCCTAGGCCCGCTTCCACCGCTTGCACCACCGCCTCGGTGCTGCCCATCTCGTGAATCACCTTGAGCTTTTCGGGAGGAATGCCGGCTTGAGCCAGCCTTTCCTCTACCACCGCCCGAGTGGCCGAACCCTTCTCCCTCCAGACCAAGGGCTGAGCCACTAGGTCATCCACCCTGATCCAACCTTCCAGGTGCACCCCGGGCAAGTCGCGGGCCTCCCCTGGGCTGGCCTCGGTGTCTGCCGCCGAGTTTCGCCGAGCCACACCGGCCCGGAAATCCGCCCAGCCAGGACGAGGTGGGCCAGGCAGACTGGCCAGTCCCCGGGGAGCTGTAGATCCCTTCCTCCAAGGGTGATCAGCGGGGGCTATGACCACCAAGCGATCCGGCGCCAGCTTGGTCATCCCTATGGCCGGATGGCGGATGCGCGCTCCCACCGCCCCTAGGTGGATTTGGTCGGCCAAGAGCTTATCAACCACCTGGGCAGTATCGCCGATGCCAAGGCTTATTTGTACTTGCGGATACCGGCGGAGAAAGGCAGCAATGCACTGAGGGAGGATATACTGGCCCGGGATGGTACTGGCTTCAAGCCTTAGATTTCCTTGGACTACCCGAGACTGGGCCAAGATCTCGCTTCGGGCTTCTTCCAAAAGGCGCAAGATCTGCTCCGCATACTGCTTGAGCTTTTCCCCTTCGGCAGTAAGCACAAGCTCCCGCCCGCGCCGCAGCACCAGGTTGACCCCCAGATCCTCCTCCAGAGCCTGCAGCTGCTTGCTTACGGCTGGTTGGGTCAAATGTAGGCGAGCTGCAGCTTGAGATAGGCTGCGGGCTTCGGTTATTTCTAGGAAAGTACGCAAATGGGCCAGATTCATACTCAGGCTCCTCCAGATCAATCCATTTATTTCCCGATTCGCAAGGTACCAATCCCAGCTGAGGTGAGCGTCGCCTTAAAATATAACCAATCGTTATATGTATCCTAGTATATCGATCACCGTTTCCTCCACCATCGGCTTTTTCTCCAAAAACCGCTGCTATTGCTTTTCACCAACACGAACTTGGGCCCCAAGCTTCCTTTTCCTAGCCAGGAATGCCTTATAGACTGGCCATTATTATAACATTGTTTTATATGGATAATAACAGGAATTCATAAAAGCGGTCAGAACCATTAATTTGGTATGGGGCTATGGCCGCGCCCGAACCGCCAGTGGCCCAAGCCAAAGGCTCAGCTAAAAGACAAGGGAGGTTGATATGGTGAGTAAGCTTTCTCCTCGCTACCGCATGATCATTGCCGGACTTATTTTTGGGGCAGTTGCAGCCCTGATGAGCACCCTGGGCAATCCTCCCAATATGGGAGTCTGTATCGCCTGCTTTTATCGCGATATTACTGGAGCCCTGGGGCTACATCGGGCTGCCATAGTCCAGTACCTGCGGCCCGAGATCATGGGCATTGCGTTGGGCGCCTTTATCGCCGCCTTAGCCTTTGGCGAATTCCGCTCCCGAGGTGGGTCGGCGCCTCTGGTTCGGTTCCTCCTGGGCGCCTTTTTTATGATCGGAGCCTTGGTATTCCTAGGCTGTCCGGTGCGAGCGGTGCTGCGCCTGGCCGGAGGTGACTTAAATGCCATCGCCGGCCTAGCCGGGGTAGTGGTGGGCGCCCTAGCCGGGATCTTCTTTTTGCGCCAGGGCTTCAACCTGGGCCGGAGCCACCCCGCCTATGCCGCAGCCGGATGGATCGGGCCCATTATTATGCTAGGGCTTCTGCTCTTAGCCATAGTCAAGCCCAAGTTCATATTTTCCAGTCAGGAAGGTCCGGGGGCGGCCCACGCTCTGCTGGTCATATCCTTGGTGGCCGGCCTAGTTATCGGTTTTCTGGCCCAGAGGACCAGGATGTGCTTCGTGGGCGGCTGGCGTGACTTGTTTTTGGTGAAAGATACATACTTATTCAGCGGCATCGCCGCCTTCTTCGTAGGGGCCTTGATAGTCAACGCCGCCACCGGCGCCATCCATGTGGGCTTTGCCAATCAGCCCATTGCCCATACCAATACCCTGTGGAACTTCCTGGGCATGGTGCTGGCCGGCCTCACCGCCACCCTTCTGGGTGGCTGTCCTTTGCGCCAAACCGTACTGGCATCGGAGGGAGATGCGGACGCGGCTATTACCATCGCCGGCATGATGGCCGGGGCGGCTTTTGCCCACAACTGGCTCTTAGCTTCTAGCGCCAAAGGGGTGGGGGAGTTTGGACCTATTGCCGTAGTCATCGGCCTGGTCGTCGCCGGCGCCATCGGCTTTTCGATGCGGGAGGCAGCCTGATGAAGTGGTCGATCAGAAAAACCAGGGCAAAGAAGGAGAAGCGTCAGGAATTGCCTGGGGGCGGTGTCGATGGCCTCACCGGCCTAGTAATCTTCGGCAGTGTGGCTGAAGCCATCGAAGCCGAAAAAGTGCTTAAGCAGGCAGGCTACTCCTGCAAGTTGGTAGCCCCACCACCGGAGCTGCGTAAAGGCTGCGACTTGGCGGTGGCTATTAATCTAAACGAGCAGCCCAGCATCGCCCGGCTGCTCAAATCCAAGGTGCCATTTGTAGACATCGTTCCTTGGAGCGGAGGAAGGGGACTCGTATCCTTGCCTAAGGTAACCGATTACGGGGAATATACCATGGTCAAAGTAGGCAACATGAAGCTTACCTTCCACCGGAGCACCGGGATCATCGTCAATACCTCCGGCGGCGGCTGCCCGGATATTCCTTATCTCCACCTGCAGCTGGTAGGACGGAGGCTGGACCAGGCTCCGCGCCCCGAGGACATCGGGTTCACCTTGTGCGCCTTGATGCTGGATCGGGCTTGGGAAGAAGCCAAAACCCATTGGAAGGGAGGGCACTAGATGCTCCTTATTGTTGGCACTGTGCCCTTGCCCGACCTTCCATTGATCACAGGCCCGGTAGCCGCTGACGGCCAATCATTAGTGATCGACGGCCATGCCTTGCCCTGCACCCAGGGAACCACCGCCATGGTCAACGCTGCCTTGGTCACCAGTAAGCATCTGGGGTTGGAGGCCCCTCAGGTGCTCTTGGCCGGCGACATCGGTTCCGGCCAGGGAAGCAGGCAGATCTACCGCTATCTCATCGAGAATCTGGGTCGCCTAGCCCCGCAGGTCTTAGCTTTGCATTACTGCTTGCCAGACATCCAATTAATGCGAGAGCTAATCGACACCATTGATCGCTTGTCCGCCCGGCCCACCCTGGTCGCCGACGCCGGCGCCATGTATGCGGCCAAGGCGGCCGGATTGGCTTTTCGTTTTGATGTGTTGACCCCCGATGCTACCGAGATGGCTTTTTTGGCCG
Encoded proteins:
- a CDS encoding type II toxin-antitoxin system VapC family toxin; this translates as MIKVFDAYAVLCWMQEEPGSTYIDYLMEEAEKGALEIHISAINVGEIFYRLIKSGNGKDAASYADAFALALANETGGEIVTRDPEIVEVCNGGSFRLDQIPLVTTATGE
- a CDS encoding AbrB/MazE/SpoVT family DNA-binding domain-containing protein codes for the protein MEIVRLSSKGQLVLPRDIRERLSLKRGTELKVELTGSKIVLEPVHQESGASWHRWKGALRGRQVLEEHLEEHRQEVARDDQSI
- a CDS encoding LysR family transcriptional regulator, with the translated sequence MNLAHLRTFLEITEARSLSQAAARLHLTQPAVSKQLQALEEDLGVNLVLRRGRELVLTAEGEKLKQYAEQILRLLEEARSEILAQSRVVQGNLRLEASTIPGQYILPQCIAAFLRRYPQVQISLGIGDTAQVVDKLLADQIHLGAVGARIRHPAIGMTKLAPDRLVVIAPADHPWRKGSTAPRGLASLPGPPRPGWADFRAGVARRNSAADTEASPGEARDLPGVHLEGWIRVDDLVAQPLVWREKGSATRAVVEERLAQAGIPPEKLKVIHEMGSTEAVVQAVEAGLGVSVVSEWAVSHRAHRRRLLVFALEGVSLERDLYLIYRRHHQRSRPEEAFLAFIRQHRQLVKLPLPL
- a CDS encoding YedE-related selenium metabolism membrane protein, translating into MVSKLSPRYRMIIAGLIFGAVAALMSTLGNPPNMGVCIACFYRDITGALGLHRAAIVQYLRPEIMGIALGAFIAALAFGEFRSRGGSAPLVRFLLGAFFMIGALVFLGCPVRAVLRLAGGDLNAIAGLAGVVVGALAGIFFLRQGFNLGRSHPAYAAAGWIGPIIMLGLLLLAIVKPKFIFSSQEGPGAAHALLVISLVAGLVIGFLAQRTRMCFVGGWRDLFLVKDTYLFSGIAAFFVGALIVNAATGAIHVGFANQPIAHTNTLWNFLGMVLAGLTATLLGGCPLRQTVLASEGDADAAITIAGMMAGAAFAHNWLLASSAKGVGEFGPIAVVIGLVVAGAIGFSMREAA
- a CDS encoding DUF3343 domain-containing protein — its product is MKWSIRKTRAKKEKRQELPGGGVDGLTGLVIFGSVAEAIEAEKVLKQAGYSCKLVAPPPELRKGCDLAVAINLNEQPSIARLLKSKVPFVDIVPWSGGRGLVSLPKVTDYGEYTMVKVGNMKLTFHRSTGIIVNTSGGGCPDIPYLHLQLVGRRLDQAPRPEDIGFTLCALMLDRAWEEAKTHWKGGH
- a CDS encoding sugar kinase, whose protein sequence is MLLIVGTVPLPDLPLITGPVAADGQSLVIDGHALPCTQGTTAMVNAALVTSKHLGLEAPQVLLAGDIGSGQGSRQIYRYLIENLGRLAPQVLALHYCLPDIQLMRELIDTIDRLSARPTLVADAGAMYAAKAAGLAFRFDVLTPDATEMAFLADPEAVHPAYINQHLFDTDIGQVPQLIDQAYRQKGAARVLLVKGAIDHIAKDGQILASIGEPNLPVLECIGGTGDTITGMVAALVHGELAPEAAARLAARANRAAGQRARPTPATRIDRIIEEIPGALAQCLPTIGSAQGL